A genomic window from Colletotrichum destructivum chromosome 7, complete sequence includes:
- a CDS encoding Putative chloramphenicol acetyltransferase-like domain superfamily: MSSLRALLNPILGPKPRQPERVPTDTVIRLSALDSSWMMRMMIMSWSLCFHDALNPDMLHASLSELLTVGNWRKLGGRPRLTEDGQIELHIPEAFTPSRPAVHFTVEPNRSSVKSHPLASTMPSLFSSSRNALSSPQILDTPSTLTPILAGPEAPAAFSDYTTTDRPLLSLHVITFTDATFVTITYPHSVTDGMGRRELVENWCRVLSGRKEDVTPLADPAFDPMAKVANAHDQRYSEPFLWEHKKLTGWGKLRFTAGLLWYLLTNRIRQRNLFIPAASLKSLRQTAETDISESDEATTRLSDGDILTAWLVRLACSHIPKSSPAKPISISTALDLRGRLNEDDLPSDVAYFSNLVAYNWTSTTALGFLHGAFGKAVALIRSSVRSQLTDPQVYASTRLTYNAVAESGSTNQFTEPNGFVVSVSNVSKARFHEVIDFSPAIEKVEGEDEGGRSTPRGKIVWQCNTPRMRMHPPCLIYIQGKDHAGNYLAQMLVAERTWRVIEEVISSM; the protein is encoded by the exons ATGTCGTCCCTCCGGGCCCTCCTCAACCCGATCCTGGGCCCCAAACCTCGTCAGCCAGAGCGAGTCCCAACCGACACCGTAATCCGGCTCTCCGCGCTGGACAGCTCCTGGATGATGCGCATGATGATCATGAGCTGGTCACTGTGCTTTCACGACGCCCTCAACCCGGACATGCTCCACGCCTCTCTCTCGGAGCTACTCACCGTCGGCAACTGGCGGAAGCTCGGCGGCAGACCACGACTGACA GAAGATGGCCAAATTGAGCTTCACATCCCCGAGGCCTTCACACCCTCCCGCCCAGCTGTCCACTTCACAGTTGAGCCGAATCGCTCAAGCGTGAAATCGCATCCGCTCGCCTCAACCATGCCCTcgctcttctcctcctcgagaaACGCCCTGTCAAGTCCTCAGATCCTCGACACACCGTCGACGCTGACCCCCATCCTCGCCGGTCCCGAGGCGCCCGCGGCCTTTTCCGACTACACCACTACGGACCGCCCGCTGCTCTCTCTGCACGTGATAACCTTCACCGATGCAACATTCGTCACCATCACCTACCCGCACAGCGTCACGGACGGGATGGGCCGCAGGGAGCTCGTCGAAAACTGGTGCCGCGTCCTCTCGGGCAGGAAAGAAGACGTCACACCGCTGGCGGACCCGGCGTTCGATCCGATGGCGAAGGTCGCAAACGCACACGACCAGCGGTACTCCGAGCCGTTTCTCTGGGAACACAAGAAACTCACCGGCTGGGGGAAGCTGCGCTTCACAGCCGGTCTCCTGTGGTACCTCCTCACAAACCGTATCCGCCAACGGAACCTCTTCATCCCAGCCGCTTCTCTCAAGTCTCTCCGCCAAACCGCCGAGACTGACATCTCCGAATCCGACGAGGCCACGACCCGGCTGAGCGACGGTGACATCCTCACGGCCTGGCTCGTCCGCCTGGCCTGCTCGCACATACCCAAGTCCTCCCCCGCGAAGCCGATTTCCATCTCCACGGCTCTCGACCTCCGGGGTCGCctcaacgaggacgacttGCCCTCCGACGTGGCCTACTTCTCCAACCTTGTGGCGTACAACTGGACGAGCACGACGGCCTTGGGGTTCTTGCACGGCGCGTTCGGGAAGGCCGTCGCGCTGATCCGGAGCTCGGTGAGGTCGCAGCTTACCGACCCCCAGGTCtacgcgtcgacgaggttgacGTACAACGCGGTCGCGGAGAGCGGGAGCACGAACCAATTCACCGAGCCCAACGGCTTCGTCGTTTCGGTGTCGAACGTTTCCAAGGCGAGGTTCCACGAGGTCATCGACTTTAGCCCGGCCATCGAGAAGGTGGAAGGGGAAGACGAAGGGgggaggtcgacgccgaggggcAAGATTGTGTGGCAGTGCAATACTCCCCGGATGCGGATGCATCCGCCCTGTCTGATTTACATCCAGGGGAAAGACCACGCGGGCAACTATTTGGCGCAGATGCTGGTTGCTGAGCGGACATGGCGGGTCATTGAGGAAGTAATCAGTTCAATGTGA